The following are encoded together in the Zingiber officinale cultivar Zhangliang chromosome 8A, Zo_v1.1, whole genome shotgun sequence genome:
- the LOC122010283 gene encoding patatin-like protein 2, giving the protein MASDGTDPAISDSKPPPSLGKRITVLSIDGGGVRGLIPATIIDFLESELQKLDGPDARIADYFDVISGTSTGGLVATMLAAPGENNKPLFAAKDIVQFYLDHSPKIFPQQRSPFLSSALNFVGALAGPKYNGKYLRSKIQELLGNIKLSQTLTNIVIPTFDIKISQPIIFSSYETEKNPLKNALLSDICISTSAAPTYLPGHFFETQDDKGTTKSFNLIDGGVAANNPTLSAMSQVTKQILKSNTDFDSYEPVDYSRFLVLSIGTGTPKKAENYSAQMSARWGLLGWLYNGGNTPIIDIFSQASSEMVDIHLAHVFEAHDSEDRYLRIQDDTLTGDSASVDKSTEKNLQNLVEIGKKLLEKPVSRVNLETGHSEPVVDGKGGTTSNRDRLVYFAKKLSNEKKRRQENLASAA; this is encoded by the exons ATGGCGAGCGATGGAACTGATCCGGCCATCTCCGACTCAAAGCCTCCGCCATCCCTCGGGAAGAGGATCACCGTCCTTTCCATCGACGGCGGCGGTGTTCGCGGGCTGATCCCCGCGACGATCATCGACTTTCTTGAATCAGAACTGCAG AAACTCGACGGGCCTGATGCGAGAATAGCTGACTACTTCGACGTGATCTCCGGCACGAGCACCGGTGGCCTTGTAGCCACCATGCTCGCCGCTCCCGGAGAGAATAACAAACCACTGTTCGCCGCCAAGGACATTGTTCAGTTCTATTTGGATCACAGTCCCAAGATTTTTCCACAGCAAAG atCTCCGTTCCTGAGTTCAGCACTGAACTTTGTGGGTGCTCTCGCTGGACCAAAATACAATGGCAAGTATCTTCGCTCAAAGATTCAGGAACTCTTAGGCAACATAAAATTAAGTCAAACTTTGACCAACATCGTCATCCCAACTTTTGACATCAAAATTTCTCAGCCCATCATCTTCTCCAGTTATGag ACGGAGAAGAATCCGTTGAAGAACGCTCTTCTGTCGGACATCTGCATCAGCACCTCCGCCGCCCCCACATACCTCCCGGGGCATTTCTTTGAAACCCAAGACGACAAAGGAACGACGAAGAGCTTCAACCTCATCGACGGCGGCGTGGCGGCAAATAACCCA ACGTTATCCGCCATGAGCCAAGTGACGAAGCAGATTCTGAAATCGAACACGGATTTCGACTCGTACGAACCGGTCGACTACAGTCGGTTCCTGGTGCTCTCGATCGGGACCGGAACACCTAAAAAGGCGGAGAATTATAGCGCACAGATGAGCGCTCGATGGGGCTTGCTCGGTTGGTTGTACAACGGAGGAAATACTCCCATCATCGACATTTTCTCCCAGGCGAGCTCAGAGATGGTGGATATCCATCTAGCACATGTTTTTGAGGCACATGACAGTGAAGACCGTTACCTTCGCATACAG GATGATACTTTGACTGGCGATTCGGCTTCGGTGGATAAGTCGACGGAGAAGAACTTGCAGAATTTGGTGGAGATCGGGAAGAAACTGCTGGAGAAGCCGGTGTCGAGGGTGAACCTGGAGACAGGACATTCGGAGCCGGTGGTGGATGGGAAGGGAGGAACCACATCGAACAGGGATCGACTCGTCTACTTCGCCAAGAAGTTGTCGAATGAGAAGAAGCGTCGGCAGGAGAATTTGGCTTCCGCTGCGTGA